One window from the genome of Nicotiana sylvestris chromosome 9, ASM39365v2, whole genome shotgun sequence encodes:
- the LOC104243108 gene encoding tetraketide alpha-pyrone reductase 2-like — protein sequence MDRRRKRKKQEMAEYCVTGGTGFIAACLIKALLHKGHIVRTTVRDPDNVEKVGFLWELEGAKERLKIMKADLLVEGSFDDAIQGVDGVFHTASPVSVPYDDNVEKTLIDPSVKGTLNVLNSCKKASKLKRLVLTSSCSAIRYRDDAQQVSPLNESHWSDLQYCQRYNLWYPYAKAIAEKEAWRVAKECGIDLVVVNPSFVVGPLLAPQPTSTLLIILAIVKGVLGEYPNKRLGFVHIEDVVAAHILVMEEQKASGRYICSNSVQHMSQIIDMLRTKYPSYPFENKCSNQEGEDMPHSMDTSKITELGLPPLKTLTRMFDDCIKSFQEKGFL from the exons ATGGAtcggagaagaaaaagaaagaaacaagaaaTGGCAGAATATTGTGTAACAGGGGGTACAGGTTTCATTGCGGCTTGCCTTATTAAGGCCCTACTACATAAAGGTCACATCGTAAGAACCACTGTTCGTGATCCAG ATAATGTAGAGAAAGTGGGGTTCTTGTGGGAGCTAGAGGGTGCTAAAGAGAGGCTCAAGATAATGAAAGCTGATCTTCTAGTTGAAGGTAGCTTTGACGATGCTATTCAGGGAGTTGACGGAGTCTTTCATACTGCTTCACCCGTATCTGTTCCTTACGATGACAATGTTGAG AAAACACTGATTGATCCAAGCGTAAAGGGTACTTTGAATGTCCTGAATTCATGCAAAAAAGCAAGCAAGTTGAAGAGGCTTGTGTTGACATCATCTTGCTCTGCAATCAGATACAGAGATGATGCCCAACAAGTTTCCCCTCTCAATGAATCCCACTGGAGTGACCTTCAATATTGCCAAAGATACAAT CTATGGTATCCTTATGCTAAGGCTATAGCAGAAAAAGAAGCGTGGAGAGTAGCCAAGGAATGTGGTATCGATTTGGTGGTGGTAAATCCATCCTTCGTTGTGGGTCCTTTGCTTGCTCCTCAGCCCACCAGTACATTGCTTATCATATTGGCCATTGTTAAAG GTGTGCTTGGAGAGTATCCCAACAAAAGGTTGGGATTTGTTCATATTGAGGATGTAGTGGCAGCTCATATTTTAGTAATGGAGGAACAAAAAGCTTCAGGTAGATACATATGTTCAAACTCAGTGCAACACATGTCACAGATCATTGACATGTTAAGGACCAAGTATCCATCTTATCCTTTTGAGAATAA gtGTAGCAACCAAGAAGGAGAAGACATGCCACATAGCATGGACACCAGCAAGATAACTGAATTGGGGCTCCCTCCTCTAAAGACTCTCACTCGAATGTTTGATGATTGCATTAAGAGTTTCCAAGAAAAGGGATTCCTATGA